In one Ictalurus furcatus strain D&B chromosome 28, Billie_1.0, whole genome shotgun sequence genomic region, the following are encoded:
- the LOC128603536 gene encoding uncharacterized protein LOC128603536 gives MVLMELEDVEKQIRGLLDKQAQLLERRTALETSCASAYTSKVSTQRGISTPSPSTPCVSLCRDRAPRTFPAEVFVTPAPTHHGPWVNHRRKARAGPQVRTSPPPLFEVPTRNRFAPLRQTRPNAVIVRDSIVWNVRVASSKGKVHTHCFSGARVLDVVAQVSRILKKDERIGAVVLHAGTNDIRLRQTEVLKRDFSSLIETVRGRSPTTKIIVSGPLPTYRRGAENVLGCFVLMACTPAASERNCCLTTSPRRYTPSDCLTSNNLFSPSLLLPSHTRFYGDTRDPDPFCLWMELKSSPIPDCWDYGCS, from the exons atggtgctgatggaactggaggatgtggagaagcagatccgtggcctactcgacaagcaggcccagctgctggagcgaagaactgcgctggaaacatcttgtgcctctgcctacacatccaaggtaagcacacagcgtggtatttccactcccagcccctctacgccgtgtgtttctctgtgcagggaccgtgcacctaggactttcccagccgAGGTCTTCGTCACGCCGGCACCAACACACCATGGGCCTTGGGTGAACCATCGGCGGAAGGCGCGGGCTGGACCCCAGGTGAGGACCTCTCCACCTCCGCTGTTCGAGGTTCCAACGaggaaccgcttcgcccctctccgtcagaccagaccTAACGCTGTGATCGTCAGGGACTCCATTGTGTGGAACGTCCGTGTAGcttcatctaaaggtaaggtgcacacacactgtttttctggtgctcgtgtccttgatgtcgtTGCGCAGGTATCcaggatcctgaagaaggacgagcgcattggagcggttgtgctgcacgcggggacgaacgacatcaggctgcggcagacggaggttctgaagagggacttctccagcctgatcgagacggtacgaggcagatcacccaccacgaagatcatcgtctctggacctcttcccacatacagacgtggagccgaaaa tgtcctaggttgtttcgtcctgatggcctgcaccccagcagcctcggagcggaactgctgtctgacaacatctccaaggcgctacactccaagtgactgcctaac ttctaataatcttttctctccctctctccttctgccgagccacacacgattttatggagatactagagatccagatcctttctgcctctggatggagctcaaatcttctccaattccagactgttgggactacggctgctcctaa